In Spinacia oleracea cultivar Varoflay chromosome 5, BTI_SOV_V1, whole genome shotgun sequence, a single window of DNA contains:
- the LOC130461000 gene encoding uncharacterized protein: MSSSEENTRRGKILSRWVRRSERAKRSRNWKAEPDSTSSSEEFDEFIPNTDDEGQDPPDPEIDPDGYYKYLKGKLRAYNNPAQGLSSSKKVEPKSTTSTTIQQQPSPAWPMRPMRLPFFYCTPTVVLFKGTMPTSPPQDSLMNDENLVAPETPNHIIWSADRSRERNPKFGVSNLDSPSPSPPSDNYDSDETRST, translated from the exons ATGTCTTCATCGGAAGAAAATACGCGTCGGGGTAAGATCCTAAGCAGGTGGGTAAGGAGATCGGAAAGGGCCAAGAGATCGAGAAATTGGAAGGCTGAACCAGATTCTACATCATCTTCTGAAGAATTTGACGAGTTCATCCCTAACACAGACGATGAAG GTCAAGATCCGCCTGACCCGGAAATCGATCCAGACGGCTATTACAAGTATTTGAAAGGGAAGTTGCGTGCTTACAACAACCCCGCTCAGGGATTAAGCTCTTCAAAGAAGGTGGAACCTAAATCCACCACCTCTACAACAATCCAACAACAACCATCACCTGCTTGGCCAATGAGGCCAATGAGGCTTCCATTTTTCTATTGCACGCCTACCGTCGTTTTATTTAAGGGTACAATGCCAACTTCCCCTCCACAAGATTCTCTAATGAATGATGAAAATTTAGTTGCGCCAGAGACGCCTAATCATATAATCTGGTCTGCTGATCGATCACGTGAAAGGAACCCCAAATTTGGAGTGAGTAATCTTGATAGCCCCTCACCTTCACCTCCATCGGATAATTATGATTCGGATGAGACTCGGTCTACTTGA
- the LOC110789497 gene encoding uncharacterized protein, which produces MDDYSVEELLELEELLEFDPEMEVWYSDESENGEEVENSAVLNNDNQIPIRNLGGRRTQSRELTDFQRKHMIDKLLLLANDELKIPPRAQLEISLEFNVYRTTVWRYWSKAKILIRRGETIDVKGQKPGKVGRKCKDWDLDRLHAIPVEKRTTIRKIADALDIHPSTVYKLIKSGKIRACSSSLKPSVTPTHKIARIPHVLRQIIPRNVNTPPKFSAMYNIIHIDEKWFYMSQKSQKFYLFPWEDEPYRACQNKNYIPKMMFMGCVARPILGTNGEILWDGKIGMFPFTYTVEAQRSSKNRDRGTPETKAIVSITREVIRAKLIEEVLPAIMAKWPANACKEIWIQQDNAKPHISVDDAEFRAAATKNCFNIRLTCQPTQSPDLNVLDLGFFRAIQSLQYKAFPKDTKELLKSVEDAFSSL; this is translated from the coding sequence ATGGACGATTATTCGGTTGAGGAACTTCTAGAACTTGAGGAACTACTCGAGTTTGATCCGGAAATGGAGGTATGGTATTCTGATGAATCTGAAAATGGTGAAGAGGTAGAAAATTCAGCAGTTTTAAATAATGATAATCAAATACCTATTCGTAACTTAGGGGGTAGAAGAACACAATCACGTGAATTAACCGATTTTCAAAGAAAACACATGATTGACAAACTTCTTTTGCTTGCAAATGATGAATTAAAAATACCTCCACGTGCACAACTTGAAATTTCTCTAGAGTTTAATGTTTACAGAACCACTGTTTGGAGGTATTGGTCAAAAgcaaaaatattaattagaaGGGGGGAAACGATAGATGTGAAGGGGCAGAAACCTGGTAAGGTGGGAAGGAAGTGTAAGGATTGGGACTTAGATCGACTACATGCTATACCGGTAGAAAAAAGAACCACAATCAGAAAAATAGCAGATGCACTTGACATTCATCCATCAACAGtttataaactaattaaatcaggGAAAATACGAGCATGTAGCAGCAGCCTTAAACCTTCTGTCACACCTACTCACAAGATAGCTAGAATTCCACATGTTTTGAGGCAAATTATTCCTAGAAATGTGAACACACCacctaaattttcagcaatgtACAATATCATTCACATTGATGAGAAATGGTTTTACATGAGTCAAAAAAGTCAAAAGTTTTATCTGTTTCCATGGGAAGACGAACCTTATAGAGCATGCCAAAACAAAAACTACATACCAAAGATGATGTTCATGGGTTGCGTAGCCAGACCTATCCTAGGAACAAATGGAGAAATATTGTGGGATGGGAAGATTGGTATGTTTCCTTTCACTTACACTGTCGAAGCACAAAGAAGCTCAAAAAACAGAGACAGGGGCACACCAGAAACAAAGGCGATTGTAAGTATCACTAGGGAGGTTATCAGAGCAAAACTCATTGAAGAAGTGCTGCCAGCAATCATGGCCAAATGGCCTGCTAATGCATGCAAGGAGATATGGATTCAACAAGATAATGCTAAGCCACACATAAGTGTCGATGATGCCGAATTTAGAGCAGCAGCTACTAAAAACTGTTTTAATATTAGATTAACATGCCAACCAACACAAAGCCCAGATTTGAATGTGTTAGACTTGGGGTTTTTCAGAGCTATTCAATCACTACAATACAAGGCATTTCCTAAGGATACAAAGGAACTTTTGAAATCAGTGGAAGATGCTTTTTCAAGCTTATGA
- the LOC110789499 gene encoding early nodulin-like protein 21: MYSSSILSLLFVCIFSLLILHGVSTGFEVGDGITKGWEVPALKHPKVYNDWAEKNRFKVNDTLHFKYKKDSVMVVTDSEYSKCGSPQPLFFANTGDTTFVLDRPGLFYFVSGVAGHCQRGQKMIVKVLDVESPPQQSGDDTAAPDTDKKSDASRNTNAIIGGFIILLIVVGLNIIGFLV; encoded by the exons ATGTATAGCTCAAGCATTTTGTCTCTCCTGTTTGTatgcattttctctctcctgattCTGCATGGAGTTTCCACTGGTTTTGAAGTTGGTGATGGTATAACCAAAGGTTGGGAAGTTCCTGCTTTGAAGCATCCTAAAGTTTACAATGATTGGGCTGAGAAAAATCGTTTCAAGGTCAATGACACCCTAC ACTTCAAGTACAAGAAAGACTCAGTAATGGTGGTGACGGATTCGGAATACAGCAAATGTGGATCACCTCAGCCTCTATTCTTCGCCAACACCGGCGACACCACCTTCGTATTAGACAGGCCGGGTTTATTCTACTTCGTCAGCGGCGTGGCGGGGCACTGCCAGAGAGGTCAGAAGATGATCGTCAAGGTTTTGGACGTGGAAAGCCCACCTCAACAATCTGGAGATGATACTGCTGCACCAGACACCGACAAGAAAAGTGATGCTAGTAGGAATACTAATGCTATTATTGGTGGGTTTATCATTTTGTTGATTGTTGTTGGGTTAAATATCATTGGTTTCTTGGTTTAG
- the LOC130461324 gene encoding BURP domain protein RD22-like, whose product MASFLLACFFILLITVLNVPSLGQAKSDYWQENLPNTVMPYAVETALPSTNTTENSIWVNTDEVIIQNYAGVSGHCHDDKIIEFLKSRFVLPKTLQVGSQISIQLKTIVGITTKFPTEKHLPQFNSKNLAQNLKYFSINSNSEEAFVMNLTINKCENSNPINGKWQFCATSLRDLLTFTNATLGLKRLAAISPPSPSASGILRYKVTKVESLVGAESELLLCHRYGFPYAVFYCHQPAATKAFSVHLAAEREDGLEAIAVCHMETSKWSASYIGFKALGVKPGTPICHFLHSRDLLMYANN is encoded by the coding sequence ATGGCTTCTTTCCTACTTGCATGTTTTTTCATCCTCCTTATTACAGTCCTCAATGTCCCATCTTTGGGGCAAGCTAAATCAGATTATTGGCAAGAAAACTTGCCTAATACTGTGATGCCGTACGCTGTGGAAACGGCTTTACCTTCAACCAATACCACCGAGAATTCAATATGGGTCAACACCGACGAGGTGATCATACAAAATTATGCCGGTGTAAGTGGACATTGCCATGATGATAAAATAATTGAGTTTCTCAAATCCAGATTTGTCCTACCTAAAACCCTTCAAGTTGGGTCCCAAATTTCCATTCAACTCAAAACCATTGTTGGAATTACAACAAAATTCCCAACAGAAAAACACTTGCCCCAATTCAACTCCAAAAATCTGGCCCAGAACCTTAAATATTTTTCCATAAATTCTAACTCAGAGGAGGCATTTGTGATGAACCTCACCATCAACAAATGTGAGAACTCAAATCCCATCAATGGGAAGTGGCAGTTTTGCGCCACTTCATTGAGGGATCTTCTTACATTTACGAATGCCACATTGGGGTTGAAGCGATTAGCGGCTATCTCACCTCCATCACCGTCCGCTAGTGGGATCCTCCGTTACAAAGTCACAAAAGTTGAATCACTAGTCGGCGCTGAGTCTGAGTTACTTCTTTGTCACCGGTATGGCTTCCCATACGCGGTGTTTTATTGTCATCAGCCGGCGGCGACCAAGGCTTTTTCCGTTCACTTGGCGGCTGAGCGTGAAGACGGATTAGAGGCTATAGCTGTTTGCCATATGGAAACCTCTAAGTGGAGTGCAAGCTACATTGGGTTCAAGGCACTTGGAGTCAAACCGGGAACTCCAATTTGCCATTTTCTTCATTCCCGCGATCTTCTCATGTATGCAAACAACTAG